One window from the genome of Chroococcidiopsis sp. TS-821 encodes:
- a CDS encoding arsenic resistance protein → MTLFDKVQPFLVLLSILIGLVLAQAVWFSDVASTIIVPLLGMMLYATFLPLPLKRFGRVLRNFKVTLASLLVNFLWTPVFAWGLGAVFLQGSPDLRVGLLMLMVTPCTDWYLVFTGVAGGDVALATALLPLNLILQILLLPAYLFIFAETLVELNPIQLLESMVWVLLVPLFLAIVSRQFVFWWKGNIWFEQTIAKITVVQVISLNLAIIAIFASEGSTLLQRPELLFLLFVPVSLFFVTNFLLAQWVGRCLRFSYEELACFSCTTLARNSPLSLAIAVSTFPHRPLIALTLIIGPLIELPIMVFISQLLLRIRRQKE, encoded by the coding sequence ATGACGTTGTTCGATAAAGTCCAACCGTTTTTAGTACTGCTATCGATTTTGATCGGGCTAGTACTAGCTCAGGCAGTATGGTTTAGCGATGTTGCTTCAACAATTATTGTGCCACTGCTGGGAATGATGTTGTACGCAACGTTTTTGCCACTGCCTTTAAAACGATTTGGACGAGTACTGCGCAACTTTAAGGTGACACTCGCAAGCTTACTCGTTAACTTTCTGTGGACACCTGTTTTTGCTTGGGGATTGGGTGCTGTATTTCTGCAAGGTAGCCCTGATTTACGAGTAGGGTTACTGATGCTAATGGTTACACCTTGTACAGATTGGTATCTTGTTTTTACGGGAGTTGCAGGTGGAGATGTCGCTTTGGCAACTGCTCTATTACCATTAAACTTGATATTGCAAATCCTGCTACTTCCAGCTTATCTCTTCATTTTTGCAGAAACGTTAGTTGAGTTAAACCCTATCCAACTTTTAGAAAGTATGGTTTGGGTATTACTTGTTCCTCTGTTTTTAGCTATAGTCTCGCGACAATTTGTTTTCTGGTGGAAAGGCAATATTTGGTTTGAGCAGACAATTGCAAAAATTACAGTAGTGCAAGTTATTAGCCTTAATCTAGCAATTATTGCTATTTTTGCTTCTGAAGGAAGTACACTCCTACAGCGCCCAGAATTACTATTTCTGCTTTTTGTGCCTGTTTCTTTGTTCTTTGTGACAAATTTTTTGTTGGCGCAATGGGTTGGACGTTGCTTGCGTTTTTCTTACGAAGAGTTAGCTTGTTTTAGCTGCACTACTTTAGCTCGTAACTCTCCTTTGTCTTTAGCGATCGCTGTTTCTACATTTCCCCATCGACCTTTAATTGCTCTGACATTAATCATTGGTCCATTAATTGAGTTACCCATCATGGTTTTCATTTCTCAATTACTGTTGCGAATTCGACGGCAAAAAGAGTAG
- a CDS encoding 2TM domain-containing protein produces the protein MPPRWPRKPDRRDPAYRRLDDRMNFATHVAIFAVTNSGLWFFYNLKSITWTWLPWLTASWLVVLLVHLIYISAIADYSEPENPSKST, from the coding sequence ATGCCTCCTCGTTGGCCGCGTAAACCGGATCGCCGCGATCCAGCGTATCGTCGCTTGGACGATCGCATGAATTTTGCAACGCACGTCGCCATTTTTGCTGTGACAAACTCTGGATTGTGGTTCTTCTACAACCTCAAGTCGATTACTTGGACTTGGCTACCTTGGTTAACAGCAAGTTGGTTAGTTGTGTTACTAGTGCATTTAATTTATATTTCGGCGATCGCTGATTATTCAGAACCAGAAAACCCTTCAAAGTCTACTTAA
- a CDS encoding DUF3181 family protein: MANQSTTEILEALAAEIGENIYIDVAKWHLYLSDAKLHKVLAEKFYPLLSANSVNEDEVLAILKDMPIKIGGGRREIPLIDLLPMQCQVNLIDIVEKYQSRF; the protein is encoded by the coding sequence ATGGCTAACCAAAGTACGACAGAAATTCTCGAAGCCCTAGCAGCTGAAATCGGCGAAAATATCTATATCGATGTTGCTAAATGGCATCTTTATCTTTCTGATGCAAAGTTGCACAAGGTTTTAGCAGAAAAATTTTATCCACTTCTTTCGGCTAATTCTGTGAATGAAGACGAAGTTTTAGCAATTTTAAAAGATATGCCTATTAAGATTGGCGGTGGGAGAAGAGAAATTCCTTTAATCGATTTATTACCGATGCAATGCCAAGTGAACTTGATCGATATTGTGGAGAAGTATCAAAGTCGATTTTAA
- the murJ gene encoding murein biosynthesis integral membrane protein MurJ, which produces MSEKPSRSLAGIAGIVAVATLLSKLVALVRQQAIAAAFGVGVVANAYSYAYVVPSFFWVLLGGVNGPIHSAIVSVLSKRSKQESAQLVETTTTLVSGLLILITVILVVFADFFISLLGPQLSSQTQAIATVQLQIMAPMALLAGLVGIGFGTLNTANQYWLLSISPVLSSITIIIGLGILAFQLGNDIVLPQYALLGGQVLAWGTLAGAILQWLAQLITQWRLGLGTLRLRFDFRSPGVREVINIMAPATFSSGMMQINLYTDLFFASGIAGAAAAFSYAGLLVQTPLGIISNMILLPLLPMLSQLAAPEDWGNLKLRIRQGLLVTGVTMLPLGALFVALAVPIVRVIYERGAFGQAGSQLVASVLMAYGIGMFVYLARDVLVRVFYALGDGTTPFRVSLLNIILNAGLDYLLVKPFGAPGITLATVGVNFASTIMFLLILNRRLNGLPLREWSIPIFSLIASSFVAGTTSWVTLWATQQVLGSEGFIVQLLQLTISGLVGLAVFAAIALQMKLPEVDLVISRLRQRFAR; this is translated from the coding sequence GTGTCTGAAAAACCTTCTCGTTCGTTAGCTGGAATTGCTGGGATCGTTGCAGTTGCAACTTTGCTAAGTAAACTCGTAGCTCTTGTGCGTCAACAAGCGATCGCGGCGGCGTTTGGTGTTGGTGTGGTAGCGAATGCTTATAGCTATGCGTACGTTGTTCCTAGCTTCTTCTGGGTACTACTCGGTGGTGTCAATGGACCGATTCATAGTGCCATAGTCAGTGTTTTATCCAAACGCAGCAAGCAAGAATCTGCGCAGTTAGTCGAAACCACAACCACACTGGTGAGTGGCTTACTTATTCTGATTACTGTCATCTTAGTTGTCTTTGCTGACTTTTTTATCAGCTTACTAGGTCCACAGTTGAGTTCGCAAACACAAGCGATCGCCACTGTGCAACTGCAAATTATGGCACCGATGGCATTACTTGCAGGGTTGGTGGGAATTGGCTTTGGCACGTTAAACACGGCAAATCAATATTGGCTACTCTCAATAAGTCCAGTACTTTCTAGCATCACAATCATTATTGGACTGGGAATCTTAGCCTTTCAGCTAGGAAACGATATCGTCTTACCGCAATACGCTTTACTTGGCGGACAAGTTTTAGCTTGGGGAACGCTGGCTGGTGCAATTTTACAATGGCTTGCTCAACTTATTACGCAATGGCGATTAGGATTAGGGACTCTGCGCTTAAGATTTGATTTTCGTTCTCCTGGAGTCCGCGAAGTCATTAATATTATGGCTCCCGCAACGTTTTCTTCAGGAATGATGCAGATCAATCTCTATACCGATCTGTTTTTTGCTTCAGGAATTGCAGGCGCAGCAGCAGCATTTAGCTACGCTGGTTTACTTGTGCAAACACCCTTGGGCATTATTTCAAATATGATTTTACTGCCCTTACTTCCAATGCTTTCGCAGTTAGCCGCACCGGAAGATTGGGGAAATCTCAAACTGCGTATTCGTCAAGGGTTACTCGTTACAGGTGTAACGATGCTACCATTAGGTGCGTTATTTGTGGCTTTAGCCGTTCCGATTGTACGCGTAATCTACGAACGCGGTGCTTTTGGGCAAGCAGGTTCGCAGCTAGTCGCGTCAGTACTCATGGCGTATGGTATTGGTATGTTTGTCTACTTAGCGCGCGATGTTCTTGTGAGAGTGTTTTATGCGTTAGGTGATGGTACGACTCCGTTTCGCGTTAGTTTACTCAATATTATCCTCAATGCGGGGCTTGATTACCTTTTGGTGAAGCCTTTTGGCGCGCCAGGGATTACGCTAGCAACAGTAGGAGTTAACTTTGCTTCAACGATTATGTTTCTCCTCATTCTCAACCGTCGGCTGAATGGTTTACCATTACGTGAGTGGAGCATACCGATTTTCAGCTTAATTGCTAGTAGCTTTGTTGCTGGAACTACCAGTTGGGTGACGCTTTGGGCTACTCAACAAGTCCTCGGTAGTGAGGGGTTCATTGTTCAGTTGTTGCAACTGACTATATCTGGTTTAGTCGGACTTGCTGTATTTGCCGCGATCGCTTTGCAGATGAAGTTACCTGAAGTTGATTTAGTAATTTCGCGCCTGCGCCAGCGGTTTGCAAGATAA